Proteins from one Bradyrhizobium amphicarpaeae genomic window:
- a CDS encoding EAL domain-containing response regulator, which produces MDDGMVELVERRPVTFGRRKVTPRACVADSKRHLRAFLIEVLEDLGFVTCECASSDELQTVLATGLPDLILLGVAADGIEPGKFLEVLVREAFAGKVLAVGARESIIVRAVRQVGEEYGLAMLPPLTTPFAAETLRERVAMLLPEEPAPSPAVHVGEALHAGWLELWYQPKIDARTLVRSGAEALVRMRHPTWGVVPPAYFIPEESDPHLRALSEFVIERAMQDWHYLLERQTPVDLSINLPASYLKEPQAVRDLCRRMPTHPAFGGLTVEIDSEEAILDLDHLTEVAREVGLHNIGLSIDNLGANWPALMDKDRIPFVKLKADRQFVTGSGSDRLKRTVCRHIVELAQGFGARSVAQGVESRADLVAANELGFDLVQGFLFGKPMPLKKFAKGALTRTVMGQA; this is translated from the coding sequence ATGGACGATGGGATGGTTGAACTCGTCGAACGAAGGCCTGTGACCTTCGGACGGCGAAAGGTGACGCCGCGCGCCTGCGTGGCCGACAGCAAGCGGCATCTGCGCGCGTTCCTCATCGAGGTGCTGGAGGATCTCGGCTTCGTCACATGCGAATGCGCCAGCTCCGACGAACTGCAGACCGTGCTCGCCACCGGATTGCCGGACCTGATCCTGCTCGGCGTCGCCGCCGACGGCATCGAGCCGGGGAAATTTTTGGAAGTGCTGGTGCGCGAGGCGTTCGCCGGCAAGGTGCTCGCCGTCGGCGCGCGCGAATCGATCATCGTCCGGGCGGTGCGGCAGGTCGGCGAGGAATATGGCCTTGCGATGCTGCCGCCGCTGACCACGCCCTTTGCGGCGGAGACGCTGCGCGAGCGCGTCGCGATGCTGCTGCCGGAGGAGCCGGCGCCGAGCCCGGCCGTGCATGTCGGCGAGGCCCTGCATGCCGGCTGGCTCGAGCTCTGGTACCAGCCCAAGATCGACGCGCGCACGCTGGTGCGCAGCGGCGCCGAGGCGCTGGTGCGGATGCGGCACCCGACCTGGGGCGTGGTGCCGCCGGCCTATTTCATTCCCGAGGAGAGCGATCCGCATCTGCGTGCGCTCTCCGAATTCGTGATCGAGCGCGCCATGCAGGACTGGCATTACCTGCTGGAGCGGCAGACCCCGGTCGACCTCTCGATCAACCTGCCCGCGTCCTATCTGAAGGAGCCGCAGGCGGTGCGCGATCTCTGCCGCCGGATGCCGACGCATCCGGCCTTCGGCGGGCTGACGGTGGAGATCGACAGCGAGGAGGCGATCCTCGATCTCGACCACCTCACCGAGGTCGCGCGCGAGGTCGGGCTGCACAATATCGGCCTGTCGATCGACAATCTCGGCGCCAACTGGCCGGCGCTGATGGACAAGGACAGGATTCCCTTCGTCAAGCTGAAGGCCGACCGGCAATTCGTCACCGGCAGCGGCAGCGACCGGCTGAAGCGCACGGTGTGCCGCCACATCGTCGAGCTGGCGCAGGGCTTTGGCGCGCGCAGCGTGGCGCAGGGGGTGGAGAGCCGGGCCGACCTCGTCGCCGCCAACGAGCTCGGCTTCGACCTCGTGCAGGGCTTCCTGTTCGGCAAGCCGATGCCGCTGAAGAAGTTCGCCAAGGGCGCGCTGACGCGGACGGTGATGGGACAGGCGTGA
- a CDS encoding response regulator transcription factor, translating to MGSQNDTATDSRPSEWHEGSTAPPDELDFVRLGAARAKAADEMAAAIARELNGPLTALLLYMGEIKHHSDQLAPVTGDRAYLQRVVENALAQTERVCGLVKQLAGPHKGGLSKPPGAEDAESKTVRAQQTQRVPSAELLGPSGQKRLTKREREVLRLISEGYSNKQGALRMQISPRTFESHRAEAMRKLGARNTADLVRAALLHPID from the coding sequence ATGGGGTCACAGAATGATACGGCCACCGATTCGCGGCCGTCGGAATGGCACGAAGGCAGCACTGCTCCTCCTGACGAGCTCGATTTCGTCCGCCTGGGCGCTGCCCGGGCCAAGGCCGCCGACGAAATGGCCGCTGCCATCGCCCGCGAGCTCAACGGCCCCCTGACTGCCCTGCTGCTCTACATGGGCGAGATCAAGCATCACAGCGATCAACTCGCGCCCGTGACCGGCGACCGTGCCTATTTGCAGCGGGTGGTCGAGAACGCGCTGGCACAAACCGAGCGCGTCTGCGGCCTGGTCAAGCAGCTGGCCGGCCCCCACAAGGGCGGCTTGTCGAAGCCGCCCGGCGCCGAGGACGCAGAATCGAAGACCGTCCGCGCCCAGCAGACCCAGCGCGTGCCGAGCGCCGAACTCCTCGGCCCGTCGGGTCAGAAGCGGCTGACCAAGCGCGAGCGCGAAGTGCTGAGACTGATCAGCGAAGGCTATTCGAACAAGCAGGGCGCGCTTCGGATGCAGATCAGTCCGCGCACGTTCGAGAGCCATCGCGCCGAGGCGATGCGCAAGCTTGGCGCGCGCAACACCGCGGATCTGGTCCGCGCGGCGCTGCTGCACCCGATCGACTGA
- a CDS encoding type I restriction endonuclease subunit R — protein sequence MTTDISEKGLEALIVADMTGRKASASGGFSEDPDPFAGLHNWLLGDPKAYDRVWTVDLVQLRAFIAATQPLLVPAFDLDHDSPVRQKFLARLQGEIGKRGVIDVLRKGLKHGAHNVDLFYGTPSLGNPKAAERFALNRFSVTRQLRYSRDDTAHALDLALFINGLPIATFELKNSLTKQTVEDAVEQYKRDRDPREKLFEFGRCIVHLAVDDAQVMFCTQLKGKASWFLPFNRGWNDGAGNPPNPAGIKTDYLWKDILTPLGLTDIVENYAQIVERKDPKTNRTKRDQLFPRFHQLDVVRKLLADARAKGAGRRVLIQHSAGSGKSNSIAWLAHQLVRLANAAGQVFDSVIVVTDRRILDQQIRDTIKQFAQVGATVGHAEHSGDLRRFIADGKKIIITTVQKFPFILDDIGSQHKDRRFAIIIDEAHSSQGGRAAAALNAALTGAEDSDEDDTVEDKIIAIMESRKMLPNASYFAFTATPKNKTLEIFGEPWPEGDKVKHRPFHSYTMKQAIQEGFILDVLRYYTPVNSYYRLVKTVEADPEFDTKRATKKLRRYVESNSHAIRLKAEIMVDHFHEQVLALNKIGGQARAMVVTSGIERAIEYYQAVSAYLIERKSPYRAIVAFSGEHEFKGAKVTEASLNGFPSKDIADRIEVDPYRFLICADKFQTGYDQPLLHTMYVDKALSSIKAVQTLSRLNRAHPQKHDTFVLDFMNDAETIRAAFDTFYRTTILSDETDPNRLHDLKAGLDEHQVYEPAQIEQLVGLYLDGADRDRLDPILDVCVETYVSELDEDGQVDFKGKAKAFTRTYAFISSLLPYTNADWEKLSIFLNFLVPKLPAPREEDLSKGILEAIDMDSYRVEKQATQRVQLIDQDAEIDPVPTDGGGHRAEPELDRLSNIIRSFNDLFGNITWADTDRIRHLIATVIPDKVAANPAYQNAQKNSDKQNARIEHDKALASVIIGLMKDDTELFKQFSDNPEFKRWLTDTVFTATYDRPTP from the coding sequence ATGACCACGGACATCTCGGAGAAGGGCCTTGAGGCCCTCATCGTCGCCGACATGACCGGCCGAAAGGCATCGGCCAGCGGCGGATTCTCCGAGGACCCCGATCCATTCGCCGGCCTGCACAATTGGCTGCTCGGCGACCCCAAGGCCTATGATCGGGTATGGACGGTCGATCTTGTGCAATTGCGCGCCTTCATCGCCGCGACACAGCCGCTCTTGGTCCCGGCGTTCGATCTCGACCATGACAGCCCTGTCAGGCAGAAATTCCTTGCGCGGCTTCAAGGCGAGATCGGCAAGCGCGGCGTCATCGACGTGCTGCGCAAGGGCCTGAAGCACGGCGCGCATAATGTCGATCTGTTTTATGGTACGCCGTCGCTGGGCAATCCCAAGGCGGCTGAACGCTTTGCGCTGAACCGGTTCTCGGTAACCCGCCAGCTCCGTTACAGCCGCGACGACACCGCCCATGCGCTCGATCTCGCGCTGTTCATCAACGGCCTCCCGATCGCAACGTTCGAACTCAAGAATAGTCTGACGAAGCAGACGGTTGAAGACGCCGTCGAGCAATACAAGCGCGACCGTGATCCGCGTGAAAAGCTCTTCGAGTTCGGCCGCTGCATCGTGCATCTTGCGGTGGACGATGCGCAGGTCATGTTCTGCACCCAGCTCAAGGGCAAGGCATCATGGTTCCTGCCGTTCAACAGGGGCTGGAATGATGGCGCCGGAAATCCGCCGAATCCGGCCGGGATCAAGACCGACTATCTCTGGAAGGATATTCTGACGCCCCTCGGCTTGACGGACATTGTTGAGAACTACGCTCAGATCGTCGAGCGTAAGGACCCCAAGACCAATCGGACTAAGCGGGATCAGCTTTTCCCGCGGTTCCATCAGTTGGACGTGGTTCGTAAGCTGCTGGCCGACGCCAGGGCGAAGGGTGCAGGCCGGCGCGTGCTGATCCAGCACTCGGCCGGGTCTGGCAAATCGAACTCGATCGCCTGGCTGGCCCATCAGTTGGTGCGGCTCGCGAACGCCGCCGGCCAGGTATTCGATTCCGTAATCGTCGTCACCGACCGCCGCATCCTCGATCAGCAGATACGCGACACCATCAAGCAGTTCGCGCAGGTCGGCGCCACCGTCGGCCATGCCGAGCATTCCGGCGATCTCCGTCGTTTCATTGCCGACGGCAAGAAGATCATCATCACCACGGTTCAGAAATTCCCGTTCATCCTCGATGACATCGGCTCCCAGCACAAGGATCGTCGCTTCGCGATCATAATCGACGAGGCGCATTCAAGCCAGGGCGGCAGGGCCGCGGCTGCCTTGAACGCGGCTCTAACCGGTGCGGAGGACAGCGACGAGGACGACACCGTCGAGGATAAGATCATCGCGATCATGGAGAGCCGCAAGATGCTCCCCAATGCAAGCTATTTCGCGTTCACCGCAACGCCCAAGAACAAGACGCTGGAGATCTTCGGCGAACCCTGGCCAGAGGGTGACAAGGTCAAGCATCGTCCGTTCCACAGCTACACCATGAAGCAGGCGATCCAGGAAGGTTTCATCCTCGACGTGCTTCGCTATTACACGCCCGTCAACAGCTATTATCGCCTGGTCAAGACGGTCGAAGCCGATCCGGAATTCGACACCAAGCGCGCGACCAAGAAGCTCCGCCGCTATGTCGAGAGCAACAGCCACGCTATCCGTCTCAAGGCCGAGATCATGGTCGACCACTTCCACGAGCAGGTGCTCGCATTGAATAAGATCGGCGGTCAGGCGCGGGCGATGGTGGTTACCTCAGGCATTGAGCGCGCGATAGAGTACTATCAGGCGGTGAGCGCCTATTTGATCGAACGTAAGAGCCCCTACCGTGCGATCGTTGCTTTCTCTGGTGAGCATGAATTCAAGGGTGCGAAAGTCACCGAAGCCAGCCTCAACGGCTTCCCTTCAAAGGACATCGCCGACCGGATTGAAGTCGATCCCTATCGTTTCCTGATCTGCGCCGACAAGTTCCAGACCGGCTATGACCAGCCGTTGCTGCACACGATGTACGTAGACAAGGCGTTGTCGAGCATCAAGGCGGTGCAGACGCTGTCCCGCCTCAACCGCGCGCATCCGCAGAAGCATGATACGTTTGTGCTCGACTTCATGAATGATGCCGAGACGATCCGGGCTGCGTTCGATACGTTCTATCGGACTACAATCCTCAGTGACGAGACCGACCCGAACCGGCTTCACGATCTCAAAGCCGGCCTCGATGAGCATCAAGTCTATGAGCCCGCCCAGATCGAGCAGCTCGTCGGGCTGTATCTTGACGGTGCGGATCGCGACCGGCTCGATCCCATCCTGGATGTTTGCGTTGAGACCTATGTGAGTGAGCTCGACGAGGACGGTCAGGTCGATTTCAAAGGCAAGGCCAAGGCGTTTACTCGAACCTACGCCTTCATTTCCTCGCTTTTGCCCTACACCAACGCTGATTGGGAGAAGCTCTCGATCTTCCTGAACTTCTTGGTCCCGAAGCTGCCGGCTCCGCGGGAAGAGGATCTGTCCAAAGGCATTCTCGAAGCCATAGACATGGACAGCTATCGGGTCGAGAAGCAGGCCACGCAACGAGTGCAATTGATCGACCAGGACGCCGAAATTGATCCCGTGCCGACCGATGGCGGAGGGCACCGGGCCGAGCCCGAGCTTGATCGCCTGTCCAACATCATCCGCAGCTTCAACGACTTGTTCGGTAACATCACCTGGGCCGACACCGACCGTATCCGCCACCTGATTGCGACCGTGATCCCCGACAAGGTGGCCGCAAACCCGGCCTATCAAAACGCTCAGAAAAATTCAGACAAGCAGAACGCTCGGATCGAGCACGATAAAGCATTGGCGAGCGTCATCATCGGATTGATGAAGGACGACACCGAGTTGTTTAAGCAATTCAGTGACAATCCCGAATTCAAGCGCTGGCTCACCGACACCGTTTTCACAGCGACGTACGACCGTCCCACGCCATAG
- a CDS encoding restriction endonuclease subunit S, translating to MIDGLRPYPEMKPSGLAWLGDVPAHWDVLRSKYAFREVDCRSMTGEETHLSMSQRLGLVPASLVEKSLVSESYIGAKLVEKDDLVLNRLKAHLGVFAYAKLPGLISPDYTVLRPKPRASVRFFEYVLKSSACRVELRIRAKGIVEGFWRLYTDDFYDIRLPMPPLDEQRLIVRFLDWHGAQTAKLIRAKKKISALLNEQKQAIIHRAVTRGLDPNVNLKQSGVPYLGGVPAGWRLTRLKHVCRINPSKMAIKSRAPEDLATFLPMERVSSDGKIDSSLQSPISELANGFTYFERNDVILAKITPCFENGKGAVLDRLPTEVGFGSTEFIVLRATSAIYPRFLYLLTFEAQFRRLGVESMTGSAGQQRISPDFVANYFVALPERDEQVRIVDSLQSAIREFDAAIDAAHTEVALIQEFRTRLISDVVTGKLDVRTFAASLPETTEAEPISDVAEGDDLEEAAEDTESEEAAA from the coding sequence ATGATCGACGGACTTCGTCCCTATCCGGAGATGAAGCCGAGCGGCTTGGCCTGGCTTGGCGACGTGCCGGCGCATTGGGACGTGCTGCGCAGCAAATATGCTTTTCGGGAAGTCGATTGTCGCTCGATGACGGGCGAGGAGACTCACTTGTCGATGAGCCAAAGACTGGGACTTGTGCCTGCGAGCCTCGTCGAAAAGTCTCTCGTTTCCGAGAGCTACATCGGTGCGAAGCTTGTCGAAAAGGACGATCTCGTTCTCAACCGCCTCAAGGCGCACCTCGGAGTTTTCGCGTACGCGAAGCTGCCCGGCTTGATAAGCCCGGACTATACGGTGCTGCGGCCCAAGCCGCGCGCCAGCGTGAGATTCTTTGAATATGTTTTGAAGTCCTCGGCATGCCGCGTCGAACTTCGAATCAGGGCCAAGGGTATCGTTGAGGGGTTCTGGCGCCTTTACACGGATGACTTCTACGACATTCGTTTGCCGATGCCGCCGCTCGACGAGCAGCGGCTGATCGTGCGGTTTCTGGATTGGCATGGCGCGCAGACGGCGAAGCTGATCCGCGCCAAGAAGAAGATCTCCGCGCTTTTGAACGAGCAGAAGCAGGCGATCATCCATCGCGCAGTCACCCGCGGCCTCGATCCGAACGTAAACCTGAAGCAGTCGGGTGTTCCTTATCTTGGCGGTGTGCCTGCGGGGTGGAGGTTGACCCGGTTGAAGCACGTTTGCAGAATCAATCCATCCAAGATGGCGATCAAAAGCCGCGCTCCTGAAGACCTCGCGACTTTTCTTCCCATGGAGCGTGTCAGTAGTGACGGGAAGATAGATAGCAGTCTTCAATCACCGATCTCTGAGCTTGCAAATGGCTTCACGTATTTCGAGCGAAATGATGTCATTCTAGCGAAAATTACGCCGTGCTTTGAAAACGGAAAAGGTGCGGTTCTGGATCGACTACCTACCGAAGTTGGCTTTGGGTCGACCGAATTTATCGTCTTGCGTGCAACATCCGCGATTTATCCGAGGTTTCTCTATCTTTTGACGTTTGAAGCGCAGTTTCGCCGTTTGGGCGTTGAGTCGATGACTGGCTCTGCTGGTCAACAGCGCATTTCACCGGACTTTGTTGCAAACTATTTCGTTGCGCTTCCAGAGCGGGACGAACAAGTTCGAATAGTTGATAGCCTGCAGTCAGCGATACGCGAGTTCGATGCCGCAATTGATGCCGCCCATACGGAGGTCGCGCTTATCCAAGAATTCCGCACGCGTCTGATCTCCGACGTCGTCACGGGTAAGCTCGATGTCCGGACCTTCGCGGCAAGCCTGCCCGAGACGACCGAAGCTGAGCCCATCAGCGATGTTGCTGAAGGCGATGATCTCGAAGAAGCCGCCGAGGACACCGAAAGCGAGGAGGCAGCCGCTTGA
- the darT gene encoding type II toxin-antitoxin system toxin DNA ADP-ribosyl transferase DarT yields the protein MPVPAQPKIYHIVHIDNLASIVADGCLWSDKVMVGRGGPPANIGMPTIKAARLIMSVPCHDGTFVGEYVPFNFCPRSVMLSIIWYANHPNLTYRGGQEPIIHLEADLLSTVAWAEKNNRRWAFSLANARAAYTQFRTGADRFGDINWNAVATSNFKAPDVKEAKQAEFLVEESFPWHLVDRIGVHSQEMATRASAATQSAAHKPPIEVKRGWYY from the coding sequence ATGCCCGTTCCGGCGCAGCCCAAAATCTATCACATAGTGCACATCGACAATTTGGCGTCGATTGTCGCGGATGGTTGTCTATGGTCGGACAAAGTAATGGTTGGGCGCGGCGGGCCACCTGCCAATATTGGAATGCCAACGATCAAAGCGGCGCGATTGATTATGTCTGTGCCGTGCCACGATGGGACATTCGTCGGAGAATATGTGCCGTTCAATTTCTGTCCGAGATCTGTCATGCTGAGCATAATCTGGTATGCAAACCATCCAAATCTGACCTATCGCGGTGGGCAGGAACCGATAATTCATCTGGAGGCGGATCTGCTTTCGACCGTCGCTTGGGCGGAAAAGAACAATCGGCGCTGGGCTTTCAGTCTGGCGAATGCGCGGGCCGCTTATACGCAGTTCCGAACTGGGGCGGATCGGTTCGGCGATATAAACTGGAATGCTGTCGCCACGTCCAATTTCAAGGCTCCAGACGTGAAGGAGGCCAAGCAGGCCGAGTTTCTTGTCGAAGAGTCGTTTCCTTGGCACCTTGTTGATAGGATCGGAGTTCACTCGCAGGAAATGGCAACACGGGCATCCGCAGCCACTCAAAGCGCGGCACACAAGCCGCCGATCGAAGTGAAACGAGGGTGGTACTATTGA
- a CDS encoding DMT family transporter: protein MHSSATGWGNGLLGVVIFSGSLPATRVAVGGFSALFLTSARAVIAALIGVAVLGLLRQARPQASDLVSLAIVAIGVVVGFPLLTALALQHITSAHSIVFIGLLPLSTAIFAVLRGGERPQPLFWLFAGLGSATVAGFALSGGGSASLTGDLLMVAAIVLCGLGYAEGAALSRRLGGWQVISWALLLALPLMVPLALLTWPGSWSGISAPAWIGLAYVSIFSMFVGFIFWYRGLAIGGIARVGQLQQLQPFFGLALAGLLLHEPVAWSMIVATGLVVACVFFARRFA from the coding sequence ATGCACTCTTCCGCCACCGGCTGGGGCAATGGCCTCCTCGGCGTCGTCATCTTCAGCGGCTCGCTGCCGGCGACGCGGGTTGCGGTCGGCGGGTTCTCGGCGCTGTTCCTGACCTCGGCGCGCGCGGTCATCGCGGCGCTGATCGGGGTGGCCGTGCTCGGCCTGCTCAGGCAGGCGCGGCCGCAGGCCAGCGATCTCGTCTCGCTCGCCATCGTCGCGATCGGCGTGGTGGTCGGCTTTCCGCTGCTGACGGCGCTGGCGCTGCAGCACATCACGTCCGCGCATTCGATCGTCTTCATCGGCCTGCTGCCCTTGTCGACCGCGATCTTCGCCGTGCTGCGCGGCGGCGAGCGGCCGCAGCCGCTGTTCTGGCTGTTCGCCGGTCTCGGCAGCGCCACGGTGGCCGGCTTCGCTCTGTCCGGCGGCGGCTCGGCCTCGCTCACCGGCGACCTGCTGATGGTCGCCGCGATCGTGCTGTGCGGCCTCGGCTATGCCGAAGGCGCCGCTCTGTCGCGCCGGCTCGGCGGCTGGCAGGTGATCTCCTGGGCGCTGCTGCTCGCGCTGCCGCTGATGGTGCCGCTCGCGCTTCTCACCTGGCCCGGGAGCTGGAGCGGCATCTCCGCGCCCGCCTGGATCGGGCTCGCTTACGTCTCGATCTTCAGCATGTTCGTGGGCTTCATCTTCTGGTACCGCGGGCTCGCGATCGGCGGCATCGCCCGCGTAGGCCAGCTGCAGCAGCTCCAGCCGTTCTTCGGCCTCGCGCTTGCGGGCCTGCTGCTGCACGAGCCGGTCGCCTGGAGCATGATCGTCGCGACCGGCCTCGTGGTCGCCTGCGTGTTTTTCGCGCGGCGGTTTGCGTGA
- the darG gene encoding type II toxin-antitoxin system antitoxin DNA ADP-ribosyl glycohydrolase DarG yields MIEFTSGDLLAADVEALVNTVNCVGIMGRGLALQFKNVFPANFKAYEAACAREEVQPGKMFVYETRTLTNPKFIINFPTKRHWRGKSRMEDIESGLKALVEEIRERGIRSIAIPPLGSGLGGLNWADVRPRIVAALDKLDDLDVIVYEPNSAPVATRSREVPKMTAGRAALVGLMHRYLGGLMDPFVTLIEVQKLMYFMQEAGEPLRLTYIKHNYGPYADNLRHVLTKIEGHLVSGYHDGGDAPDKQLELVLGAVKEAEAFLSDDGGTKSRFDRVGELVEGFETPFGLELLATVHWVVKHENAASAEDAAAKVYAWNDRKKRFSPRQIGIAYDTLRAKGWLTAA; encoded by the coding sequence ATGATCGAATTCACCAGCGGTGATCTTTTGGCTGCCGACGTCGAGGCGCTCGTCAACACCGTCAATTGCGTTGGGATCATGGGCCGGGGCCTCGCGCTCCAGTTTAAGAACGTCTTCCCGGCGAACTTCAAAGCTTACGAGGCCGCCTGTGCCCGCGAGGAAGTACAGCCGGGCAAGATGTTCGTGTACGAAACTCGGACGCTGACAAACCCGAAGTTCATCATCAACTTCCCGACCAAGCGCCATTGGCGCGGCAAGAGCCGGATGGAGGACATCGAGTCCGGGCTCAAGGCGCTGGTCGAAGAGATTCGCGAGCGCGGCATCCGTTCCATCGCAATCCCACCGCTGGGCAGCGGCCTCGGCGGCCTGAATTGGGCCGACGTGCGTCCCCGGATCGTCGCGGCATTGGACAAACTCGATGATCTCGACGTGATCGTCTATGAGCCCAACAGCGCGCCGGTGGCCACCCGGTCGCGCGAGGTGCCTAAGATGACGGCCGGCCGCGCCGCTCTCGTCGGTCTGATGCACCGCTATCTCGGCGGTCTGATGGACCCGTTCGTCACGCTGATCGAAGTGCAGAAGCTCATGTACTTCATGCAGGAGGCGGGGGAGCCCCTTCGGCTTACCTACATCAAGCATAATTACGGCCCCTATGCCGACAATCTGCGTCATGTGCTGACGAAGATCGAGGGACACCTCGTCTCCGGCTATCACGATGGCGGAGACGCGCCCGACAAGCAGCTTGAGCTGGTTCTCGGTGCCGTGAAGGAGGCCGAAGCGTTCTTGAGCGATGATGGCGGCACCAAGTCTCGCTTCGATCGTGTGGGTGAGCTGGTCGAAGGTTTCGAAACGCCGTTCGGACTTGAACTGCTTGCTACTGTTCATTGGGTCGTGAAGCACGAGAACGCGGCCAGCGCCGAGGATGCGGCGGCGAAAGTCTATGCCTGGAACGACCGCAAGAAGCGCTTCTCGCCGCGCCAGATAGGCATTGCCTATGACACCCTTCGCGCGAAGGGATGGCTGACGGCGGCATGA